The Tenuifilum thalassicum genome includes the window AGGACTAGGGGACGTACTGGATATAAAGTTTATTCCATAGCCAATGGCTATGTTTCACGAATAAAAGTAAGTCCAGTTGGTTTTGGAAAAGCAATTTATATTAATCACCCGAATGGGACAACCGCGGTTTATGCTCATCTACAAGAATTCAAAGGGGCTATTGCCAAATATGTTGAGAATGCACAATACTCCAAAAAGACGTTTGAAATAGAGCTTTTCCCAAAACCATCGGAACTACCAGTAAACCAAGGTAATATTATAGGACTAACGGGTAATAGTGGCAGTTCGGGTGGCCCTCATCTACACTTTGAGGTAAGGGAAACATCAACACAGAAAATCATAAATCCCTTCAAGTTTTTTGAGCAATGGGTTAACATTGATGTTAATGGACCTATTTTTAAAAATTTGGTAGTTTACACTATTGACAGCATCAACTACCTAACTGATAATTTGAACCTTACCAAACACCGAATACTTGTTAATAATAAAAAATACTATTTAAAAGACACGATTGAAGCATCTGGGAAAGTTGGCTTTGCAATTGAAGTGCACGATTACATAAACCGCTCAAGTTTAAAGACAGGAGTAAAAAAGATTGCTCTTAAGATTGATAATGAAACGTTTTTCTCACTTGAACTTGAAAAATTTGCATTTTCGGAAACAAGGTATGCTAACTCTTTTGCTGGTTTATTAGGAAATAGAACTAACAAAAAACTTTACAAGCTTTGGAAAGAACCTAACTGCTATTTCTCAGGGTTAAAATTGCCTCAAGAACCTAGTTTTATTGATGTTGAAAATGGGAAAGTTTACAAAATAGATATTTACGCGTGGGACCATGCAAATAATATGTCTACTTTATCATTTTATCTATTAGGTGTGGAACAGCGATTTACTGGAAAAAACAACATCAATAATGATGGTAAGATACATCTAGTTAGATGGAACAAAGAAAAAGCAATAGAGACCTTAAATTACAAGGTAATCTTTCCTGCCAAATGTCTTTTTCACGACATGTTAATTAGAGTTGAGGAGCATAAAGAATCTAACCTACCATTTCAATCTATCAATATCCACAACACCAAGACAAAAACCTTCAAAAGATATACTTTAAAGTACAACACTAAAGGAATTCCAGACTCTTTATCATCTAAGGCCTACATTGCAAAAATCAATGGTAAAGGTTACGAGTACGTTGGGAGTAGTAGAAGTCAAAACTGGGTTACAGCATCATGTAATAGTTTTGGGAAATTTACTCTTTTGGTCGATACCATTTCGCCACAAATTGTCACACAGAACTTGATGCCTAATTCAAAGTTTGATGGCTCGACAATAAGGTATAAGCTAATAGACAACACTGGAATTAAAACATATAATGGTTTTATTGATGGGAAATGGGTCCTATTTGAGTGGGATCCAAAGAGTGGAATTTTATCTCACCAAATTAGCACCAAGCGTGTATCACCTAATAAATGGCATACCATTAAAATTATTGTCACTGATTACCTGGATAACAAATCGGAATATTTTACGAAATTTTACTGGTAATAGCTAACTTTGCCAAATAAATTGTTTAGAGTTGATTACCCTTTTTTACTTTATACTATTCCTGATTTCCATTTTAATTGTATCCATCATACCATGGTGGCTCTTGTATAGATACAGCGATTTAATGGCTAAGCTGCTACACGATGTAATTAAATACAGGGTTAAAGTTACACGAAGTAATTTGAGGCTAGCCTTTCCGGAAAAAGAGGAGAGCGAACTAGTTGCAATAGAAAAGAAGTCGTACCAGAATTTAGCCGACATATCCGTTGAAGCCCTTAAGGGCTTTACAATGCGGAACTCAATAATCAGGCAACGTCACAGAATAGTTAATCCAGAAATTTTAGATCATTTTTATAAGAACAATCAGAGTTTAATAGGTGTAACTGGACATTTATTCAACTGGGAATGGGGCGCTCTATCGGCGGGCATACAGCTAAAACACCACCCAATTGCCGTTTACAAACCACTAAGTAACAAGCTAATCGATTGGTTCATAAAATGGAGCAGGACTATTAGAGGGACAGAACTAGTACCTATGAATCAAACCTTTGAAACGTTCAATAAGAATGCAGGCAAACCATGTTTGTACATTCTTGTTGCCGACCAAAGCCCTTCTAAGGTCGCGAAAGCACATTGGGTAAACTTTTTCAACCAGGACACTGCATGCATTCACGGCCCAGAGAAATATGCTAAACTATATAACTACCCTTTGGTTTATATCGATATTAAAAGAGAAAAAAGAGGCTTCTACCATGTAGAATTAGAAGTTCTTTGCGAGAATCCGCGTGAACTTGCCGAAGGTGAGGTTACTAAAATTTACATGAATAGACTAGAACAAAGCATTAGAGA containing:
- a CDS encoding lysophospholipid acyltransferase family protein, encoding MITLFYFILFLISILIVSIIPWWLLYRYSDLMAKLLHDVIKYRVKVTRSNLRLAFPEKEESELVAIEKKSYQNLADISVEALKGFTMRNSIIRQRHRIVNPEILDHFYKNNQSLIGVTGHLFNWEWGALSAGIQLKHHPIAVYKPLSNKLIDWFIKWSRTIRGTELVPMNQTFETFNKNAGKPCLYILVADQSPSKVAKAHWVNFFNQDTACIHGPEKYAKLYNYPLVYIDIKREKRGFYHVELEVLCENPRELAEGEVTKIYMNRLEQSIRENPEGWLWTHRRWKRKRKPA
- a CDS encoding M23 family metallopeptidase, translated to MRFWYIIILFITPKLLSAQTNQFIQPLKLPPAFSGAFGDIRNNHFHSGVDIRTRGRTGYKVYSIANGYVSRIKVSPVGFGKAIYINHPNGTTAVYAHLQEFKGAIAKYVENAQYSKKTFEIELFPKPSELPVNQGNIIGLTGNSGSSGGPHLHFEVRETSTQKIINPFKFFEQWVNIDVNGPIFKNLVVYTIDSINYLTDNLNLTKHRILVNNKKYYLKDTIEASGKVGFAIEVHDYINRSSLKTGVKKIALKIDNETFFSLELEKFAFSETRYANSFAGLLGNRTNKKLYKLWKEPNCYFSGLKLPQEPSFIDVENGKVYKIDIYAWDHANNMSTLSFYLLGVEQRFTGKNNINNDGKIHLVRWNKEKAIETLNYKVIFPAKCLFHDMLIRVEEHKESNLPFQSINIHNTKTKTFKRYTLKYNTKGIPDSLSSKAYIAKINGKGYEYVGSSRSQNWVTASCNSFGKFTLLVDTISPQIVTQNLMPNSKFDGSTIRYKLIDNTGIKTYNGFIDGKWVLFEWDPKSGILSHQISTKRVSPNKWHTIKIIVTDYLDNKSEYFTKFYW